One window of Alkaliphilus metalliredigens QYMF genomic DNA carries:
- a CDS encoding YbaB/EbfC family nucleoid-associated protein yields the protein MAKKGFPGMGGAPNMNNMMKQVQKMQKDMEKTQAALEEKEVEASAGGGAITVKVSGKKEVISIEIKPEVVDPEDVEMLQDLIMAAVNEAMRGAEEMVSKEMGKVTGGMNIPGLF from the coding sequence ATGGCTAAAAAAGGATTTCCAGGAATGGGCGGTGCCCCAAACATGAACAATATGATGAAACAAGTGCAAAAAATGCAGAAAGATATGGAAAAGACACAAGCAGCATTAGAGGAAAAAGAAGTAGAAGCTAGTGCCGGTGGTGGTGCCATCACTGTTAAGGTATCAGGGAAAAAGGAAGTCATTTCAATTGAAATCAAACCAGAGGTAGTAGATCCAGAGGATGTAGAAATGCTTCAGGATTTAATTATGGCTGCTGTTAATGAAGCAATGCGAGGGGCAGAAGAAATGGTATCAAAGGAAATGGGTAAAGTCACAGGAGGCATGAATATTCCTGGATTATTTTAA
- the dnaX gene encoding DNA polymerase III subunit gamma/tau, producing MTYKALYRKWRPRIFEDVIGQDHVIKTLKNQIEANNVAHAYLFSGTRGTGKTSTAKIFARAVNCKDEQNVNPCNECEVCQGIITESIMDVIEIDAASNNGVDHIREIRENVKYPPSKGKYKVYIIDEVHMLSTGAFNALLKTLEEPPPHVIFILATTEPQKLPATILSRCQRFDFKPVKTDDMMKQLVYICKSMDINAEEEALRVVAMNAEGALRDALSILEQCISFHPGQLTYHDVTNTLGMVSHEFLFDMAEAFTKQNASKAIELVQQVIMEGKDVQVLIKDLIGYYRGLLLANMNVELEDLLSFSQEILSRIKEQSKAFETNELIRSIHVLTEAESKAKYSTHPRILLEVALITLCRSEIDDSLEGLLTRVDHLEKTIASGNMPVHNQARTETKIETKRQEKIQPNHHQAPPSLQSTAQAQGQRETMITSTVDESDSNVKFQEVSRKWDEILEYMRGDKKIPLQALLKDGTTLIEMRGNILVIALKEGFAIHHKRLNQDDKKDYITNIIEKYTGKKVNISFVMENEINPIQVVEEDHPLKKLQEVVPEGMLQIIDE from the coding sequence ATGACCTATAAAGCATTGTATCGTAAATGGCGTCCAAGAATTTTTGAAGATGTAATTGGACAGGACCATGTGATTAAAACATTAAAAAATCAAATAGAAGCAAATAATGTTGCTCATGCCTATTTATTTTCAGGGACCAGGGGAACTGGAAAAACATCCACCGCTAAAATTTTTGCTAGGGCGGTAAACTGCAAGGATGAACAGAATGTTAATCCTTGCAATGAATGTGAAGTATGTCAAGGGATTATAACTGAAAGTATTATGGATGTGATTGAAATTGATGCGGCTTCCAATAATGGCGTAGATCATATTCGTGAGATTCGCGAAAATGTAAAATATCCCCCCTCAAAGGGAAAATACAAAGTATATATTATTGATGAGGTTCATATGTTAAGTACCGGTGCTTTCAATGCATTGCTTAAAACATTAGAAGAGCCTCCACCCCATGTGATTTTCATTTTAGCCACAACAGAGCCACAAAAGCTACCGGCAACAATTTTATCTCGTTGTCAACGATTTGACTTTAAACCAGTTAAAACCGATGATATGATGAAACAATTAGTGTACATTTGTAAATCCATGGACATTAATGCTGAGGAGGAAGCCTTGAGAGTTGTGGCAATGAATGCAGAAGGTGCTTTAAGAGATGCCCTGAGTATTTTAGAGCAATGTATTTCATTTCACCCTGGACAGCTTACTTATCATGATGTGACTAATACCCTTGGTATGGTCAGTCATGAGTTTTTATTTGACATGGCAGAAGCTTTTACTAAACAAAACGCTTCCAAAGCCATTGAACTGGTTCAACAGGTCATTATGGAGGGGAAGGATGTCCAAGTACTGATTAAGGATTTAATCGGATATTACCGAGGGCTACTATTGGCTAATATGAATGTAGAGTTAGAAGACTTATTATCCTTTTCTCAAGAAATATTGAGTCGAATAAAAGAGCAGAGCAAAGCTTTTGAGACCAATGAACTCATTAGAAGTATTCATGTGTTAACAGAGGCTGAGTCAAAGGCTAAGTATTCAACACATCCTCGAATTTTACTAGAAGTTGCGCTGATTACATTATGTCGCAGTGAAATAGATGATTCCTTAGAGGGACTATTAACCAGGGTAGATCATTTAGAAAAGACAATTGCTTCAGGAAATATGCCAGTCCACAATCAGGCAAGAACCGAAACAAAAATTGAAACAAAGAGGCAAGAAAAGATCCAGCCCAATCACCATCAAGCCCCCCCCTCACTCCAGTCCACAGCACAGGCTCAAGGGCAAAGAGAGACTATGATCACAAGCACAGTTGACGAATCGGATTCAAATGTTAAATTTCAAGAAGTAAGCAGGAAGTGGGATGAGATACTAGAATATATGAGGGGTGATAAAAAAATCCCTTTACAGGCCCTGTTAAAGGATGGTACAACTCTTATTGAAATGAGAGGAAATATACTGGTTATTGCATTAAAAGAAGGCTTTGCAATTCATCATAAGCGATTAAATCAAGATGATAAAAAGGATTACATCACTAATATCATTGAGAAGTATACTGGAAAAAAAGTAAACATCTCCTTTGTGATGGAAAATGAAATCAATCCCATACAAGTAGTTGAAGAGGATCATCCTTTAAAAAAACTACAGGAAGTGGTTCCCGAGGGGATGCTACAAATAATTGATGAATAA
- a CDS encoding CvpA family protein — protein sequence MTWIDISIILLVVVNIFIGYRRGLILTLFSIGSYVLAYLFSKSYYIDFSQWLQSRPSFLNGVYGFVGKNIEITLPVQGAEQVQEPIHSIGELIASMKLPGFIQNYLLGEVNLQNYAVETIEKVQDLIIGQLTELFIDLLSMIILFILARLIILGIGQIINGIFKLPVLGTINQIGGGFIGGLKGGILVFIGMIILFSITLTTPEGTIANTLEDSKVFMMIWDQWASKII from the coding sequence ATGACATGGATTGATATTTCTATCATCCTTTTAGTGGTCGTCAATATATTCATTGGATATCGCAGGGGATTGATTTTAACTTTATTTAGCATAGGAAGTTATGTATTAGCTTATTTGTTTTCTAAAAGCTACTATATAGATTTTTCACAATGGCTACAAAGCAGACCTTCATTTTTAAATGGAGTTTATGGATTTGTGGGTAAAAATATAGAAATTACTTTACCAGTACAAGGAGCTGAACAAGTACAAGAGCCTATTCATTCCATTGGAGAGTTAATTGCTTCAATGAAATTACCTGGATTTATTCAAAACTATTTACTTGGGGAAGTAAACCTACAAAACTATGCAGTGGAAACAATAGAGAAGGTACAAGATCTGATCATAGGGCAGCTGACAGAGTTATTTATTGATTTACTAAGTATGATTATTCTATTTATCCTTGCACGACTGATTATCTTAGGGATTGGACAAATAATCAATGGGATTTTTAAACTCCCGGTACTTGGGACAATTAATCAAATAGGAGGCGGATTTATTGGTGGTTTAAAAGGTGGAATATTAGTTTTTATTGGAATGATCATCTTATTTTCAATTACACTGACAACGCCAGAAGGAACAATAGCCAATACACTAGAGGATTCAAAGGTTTTTATGATGATATGGGATCAATGGGCTTCTAAAATCATTTAA
- a CDS encoding DUF5711 family protein, translated as MIREKKKIMIGIGLVLVLIIMNPKIMDFVQGDKMRDKDAFTISKEIETPHSSLIQYNKLDKGIIKYLDGILFYYNTEGQQQWGINLGISNPLFKTSKNFAYAVEGNRRRLIKVDKDGEIMYNRILEKPLFNLEVGEEDYVIIQHLSEGNLEYVTIIDEIGNKAGEVTISEGKILNTAISEKHDRVAISTIDVNAEGIESTVLIYDLQGNLKELEKFPDEIILSLFYGIEGQLIVVQEDRVLGIEEKKARQWSQDINNMKIIEAESGGRIVFYEKQEKGGLIHTGARDRIRFLSYDGKWMGEAVLKETINGINLSENQVVLHSPRSIYLMDTQGESVKEYSYGSDINQAFLLSSNRIAVITKEKISFIELVER; from the coding sequence ATGATAAGAGAGAAAAAGAAGATCATGATCGGGATAGGATTAGTGCTTGTTTTAATTATTATGAATCCTAAGATCATGGACTTTGTACAGGGCGACAAAATGAGAGACAAGGACGCCTTCACAATATCAAAGGAAATTGAAACACCTCATAGTAGTTTAATCCAGTACAATAAATTAGACAAAGGGATCATAAAATATTTAGATGGTATTTTGTTTTATTATAATACTGAAGGACAACAACAGTGGGGGATTAATTTGGGGATCTCCAATCCATTGTTTAAAACCAGTAAAAATTTTGCATATGCAGTAGAAGGGAATCGCAGAAGGCTCATTAAAGTTGATAAAGATGGGGAAATAATGTATAATCGCATTCTCGAAAAGCCTCTGTTTAATCTAGAGGTGGGAGAAGAAGACTATGTCATAATTCAGCACCTGTCTGAGGGCAACTTAGAATATGTGACAATAATAGATGAAATAGGAAATAAAGCAGGAGAGGTAACTATTTCAGAGGGAAAAATATTAAATACTGCCATATCTGAGAAACATGATCGAGTTGCCATTAGCACAATAGATGTTAATGCAGAGGGGATAGAATCCACTGTGCTCATTTATGATTTGCAAGGAAACCTGAAAGAACTTGAGAAATTTCCAGATGAAATAATTTTGTCTTTATTTTATGGAATAGAGGGACAATTGATTGTGGTTCAAGAAGACAGGGTATTGGGTATTGAAGAAAAGAAAGCTCGACAATGGAGTCAAGATATTAATAATATGAAAATCATCGAAGCTGAAAGTGGGGGTAGGATTGTTTTTTATGAAAAACAAGAAAAAGGAGGATTGATCCATACAGGAGCAAGGGATCGAATCCGATTTTTATCCTATGATGGAAAATGGATGGGTGAAGCCGTATTAAAAGAGACCATAAATGGGATTAATTTAAGTGAAAATCAGGTTGTACTGCATTCCCCAAGGAGTATTTACTTGATGGATACACAGGGTGAAAGTGTGAAGGAATATAGCTATGGAAGTGATATTAATCAGGCATTTTTGCTGTCATCCAATCGGATCGCCGTGATCACAAAGGAAAAAATTTCCTTCATTGAACTAGTTGAAAGGTAA
- a CDS encoding YkvI family membrane protein: MKKFNSIVTLGTIYIGTVIGAGFASGQEIYQFFGKYGNMGVVGIFVMTILFSIVGSRILSEVYHGRIQSFESFALHYFNKRLLYAINLILILFLTGGYFIMLAGSGAVLHQSFEIPVIYGIVMMTIMCFIVFSFGLKGIAGVNNLFVPILAFVIIFVSGNVISNNHVFMSNTQAGVTALVEELKFFKFNGEWVWSAILYVSYNSMIALVVMTSVYPLIYDQGSARYGAILGAVGLGAMALLILVSLLILETNIIGLEVPMIAIAHSLGDGWKQIYSGVLLLAMFTTAVANGYACILRVTYLIPLGEKVTGFLLCTLSIPLAMFGFKRLVEVIYPIFGYIGFVFIVIIILKGRPTRFHMKRGG, encoded by the coding sequence TTGAAAAAATTTAATTCAATCGTTACTTTGGGGACGATTTATATAGGAACCGTGATTGGAGCAGGCTTTGCATCGGGCCAAGAAATCTATCAGTTCTTTGGAAAATATGGTAATATGGGGGTAGTGGGAATTTTTGTCATGACAATTTTATTTAGCATTGTTGGATCTAGGATATTATCAGAAGTTTACCATGGAAGAATTCAAAGCTTTGAAAGTTTTGCTCTACATTATTTTAACAAGAGATTACTCTATGCGATCAACCTCATATTGATACTTTTCTTAACTGGGGGATATTTTATCATGCTGGCAGGAAGTGGCGCTGTACTTCATCAAAGCTTTGAAATTCCAGTTATTTATGGTATTGTAATGATGACTATTATGTGTTTTATTGTATTTTCATTTGGTCTAAAGGGAATCGCTGGGGTAAATAATTTGTTTGTACCCATATTGGCATTTGTTATTATTTTTGTCAGCGGTAATGTGATCAGTAATAATCATGTATTTATGAGTAATACCCAAGCAGGAGTCACTGCTTTAGTAGAAGAATTAAAATTTTTTAAATTTAATGGTGAATGGGTATGGTCAGCGATACTATATGTATCTTATAATAGTATGATAGCCCTTGTGGTTATGACATCAGTGTATCCGCTGATCTATGATCAGGGTTCCGCCCGTTATGGTGCGATTTTAGGGGCAGTGGGACTAGGGGCTATGGCATTGCTTATTTTAGTTAGCTTATTAATTTTAGAAACTAATATAATTGGATTAGAGGTACCCATGATTGCAATCGCACATTCCCTTGGGGATGGATGGAAACAAATATATAGTGGGGTGCTTTTGTTAGCAATGTTTACAACCGCTGTGGCCAATGGATATGCTTGTATTTTAAGGGTGACATATTTAATACCCCTAGGAGAAAAAGTAACGGGTTTTTTATTATGTACTTTATCCATTCCACTAGCAATGTTTGGTTTTAAGAGGCTAGTAGAAGTGATATACCCAATATTTGGATATATCGGATTTGTATTTATTGTAATCATTATTTTAAAAGGAAGGCCGACTAGGTTTCACATGAAACGAGGGGGATAA
- the yyaC gene encoding spore protease YyaC: protein MGFFNKQTPDSVSVETPVSSVEFSHLLTQYLQKYYHPPFQELVFLCIGTDRSTGDALGPLIGYKLCRSLRHYDSVHVLGTLEDPVHAKNLKERIHWIYETYHRPFVVAIDACLGKVDRIGYMTVSNGPLKPGAGVNKELPAVGDIHITGIVNMGGYMEYLILQNTRLNLVMKMADTITESIKYSLWTLNKNNTFSSLMKKENLH from the coding sequence GTGGGCTTTTTTAATAAACAAACTCCAGATTCTGTAAGTGTTGAAACTCCCGTGTCTTCAGTTGAATTTAGTCACCTACTTACCCAGTATCTCCAGAAATATTATCACCCCCCTTTTCAAGAGTTAGTTTTTTTATGCATCGGTACTGATCGTTCTACTGGGGATGCTTTAGGTCCTCTAATCGGCTACAAGCTTTGTAGGTCATTAAGGCATTATGATTCTGTTCACGTTTTAGGAACCTTAGAGGATCCCGTTCACGCTAAAAACCTAAAAGAAAGGATTCATTGGATTTATGAGACCTATCATCGCCCTTTCGTAGTGGCCATTGATGCTTGCCTTGGTAAAGTGGACAGAATTGGTTACATGACCGTCTCTAATGGTCCTTTAAAACCTGGTGCTGGCGTAAATAAGGAACTTCCTGCTGTTGGAGATATCCATATTACGGGAATTGTTAACATGGGAGGCTATATGGAATATCTTATTTTACAAAATACAAGACTTAATTTAGTGATGAAGATGGCAGACACAATAACTGAATCCATTAAATATTCATTATGGACCCTAAACAAAAATAACACCTTCTCTTCATTAATGAAAAAAGAAAACCTACACTAA
- a CDS encoding YkuS family protein codes for MKRIAVQKGLEEIRKGLRSKGYEVVNFNEGHFVDAIVYTNDYGGLENVNNNEESNSNGAVLINATNRSMEEIQYVIENRRYEGLFT; via the coding sequence ATGAAGCGAATTGCAGTACAAAAAGGACTAGAAGAGATAAGAAAAGGCCTAAGATCCAAGGGATATGAGGTTGTCAATTTTAATGAAGGACACTTTGTAGATGCTATTGTTTATACAAATGATTATGGAGGACTAGAAAATGTAAATAATAATGAAGAGAGCAATAGCAATGGGGCGGTACTTATAAATGCCACCAATCGATCAATGGAAGAAATACAGTATGTGATAGAAAACAGAAGATACGAGGGATTATTTACATAA
- a CDS encoding diacylglycerol/lipid kinase family protein, producing MKNVTYCFIVNPVSGKNKGKKVMVLVEEVLKKKNVDYQLYVTNKPGEAQFLASQASREKYDVIVAIGGDGTIHEVLNGMIHSKKKLGIIPAGTGNDLAKSLNYPTNVEQALETVLNGHTRKIDIGRINGNYFINFASIGLDALIAEEANKMKKLYSSRYTYVLAVLKGIIVFKSPTIKVLIDGKEQKREIMLLAICNGAYYGGGMKIAPTADVADGYLDVCLIRKMSKLKLLFLFPTIFTGNHVKYKEVEFYRGKKVEVSSQSKFKFNADGEVKDHLPTTVEIIEKGIEIIWNKENTFLES from the coding sequence GTGAAGAATGTGACCTATTGCTTTATAGTCAACCCTGTTTCAGGTAAAAACAAAGGGAAAAAAGTCATGGTATTGGTTGAAGAGGTATTAAAGAAAAAAAACGTAGACTATCAGCTGTATGTCACAAATAAGCCAGGTGAAGCTCAGTTTTTAGCATCACAAGCTTCTCGAGAAAAATACGATGTAATTGTGGCAATAGGAGGAGATGGAACTATTCATGAAGTACTAAATGGAATGATCCATAGTAAAAAAAAGCTAGGGATTATTCCAGCAGGTACAGGGAATGACCTGGCAAAATCTTTAAACTATCCAACAAATGTGGAGCAGGCCCTAGAAACAGTCCTCAATGGGCATACAAGAAAAATAGATATTGGTAGGATTAATGGAAATTATTTCATTAACTTTGCCAGCATTGGACTAGATGCCTTGATCGCTGAAGAAGCTAATAAGATGAAAAAGCTTTATTCTAGCAGGTATACCTATGTACTAGCGGTTCTAAAAGGGATTATTGTCTTCAAAAGCCCTACCATAAAAGTTTTAATTGATGGAAAAGAACAGAAACGGGAGATCATGCTTCTTGCAATATGTAATGGAGCTTATTATGGTGGCGGGATGAAGATTGCCCCCACTGCAGATGTAGCAGATGGGTATTTGGATGTTTGTTTGATAAGAAAAATGTCCAAGTTAAAGCTATTGTTCTTGTTTCCTACTATTTTTACTGGAAATCATGTTAAATACAAAGAGGTTGAATTTTATAGAGGAAAAAAAGTTGAAGTTTCTTCCCAAAGCAAATTTAAGTTTAATGCTGATGGAGAAGTAAAAGATCATCTTCCAACTACAGTTGAAATTATAGAAAAGGGAATTGAAATTATTTGGAATAAAGAAAACACCTTCTTGGAATCATAA
- a CDS encoding DUF4446 family protein has protein sequence MQWVLTFVEMYGTYFILGSFLLNLLLVLLLIIYNTTTSNLKDKYKRLVKGTDGKNIESVLMQHIEKVEEAQVEVEKVHKRLDIINNRMSFCIQKVGMVRYNAFADMGSDLSYSYALLDENNNGMIITGIYGRSETVTYAKPVKDGKSNYSLSVEELQALQRAKENTIDTLELQGFRSKKELG, from the coding sequence ATGCAATGGGTGTTAACCTTTGTAGAAATGTATGGAACTTATTTTATATTGGGTAGTTTTTTATTGAACTTATTACTGGTTTTATTATTGATTATTTATAATACCACAACTTCCAATTTAAAGGATAAGTATAAACGATTGGTAAAGGGAACAGATGGCAAAAACATTGAGAGCGTATTAATGCAACACATTGAAAAGGTAGAAGAGGCTCAAGTCGAAGTTGAAAAAGTTCATAAGAGATTAGATATTATAAACAATCGAATGAGCTTCTGTATTCAGAAAGTAGGTATGGTCAGATATAATGCTTTTGCTGATATGGGAAGTGACCTAAGCTACTCCTACGCACTATTAGATGAGAATAACAATGGCATGATCATTACTGGTATTTATGGACGCAGTGAGACAGTTACATATGCTAAGCCAGTAAAGGACGGAAAATCTAATTACAGTTTATCTGTTGAAGAGCTTCAGGCATTGCAAAGAGCTAAGGAAAATACGATAGATACCCTAGAACTTCAAGGATTTAGAAGCAAAAAAGAATTAGGGTAG
- a CDS encoding aminotransferase class V-fold PLP-dependent enzyme has protein sequence MIYLDNAATTYPKPEAVYEAVLNHMKNAGANPGRSGHKLALEAGRGIFTVREQLSELFNIDNPMQIIFTANATEALNLAIKGALNKGDHVITSSMEHNSVLRPIKALEEIGIENTIIQCDRTGYLNIEDVKRALRKNTRMIAITHASNVTGTIQSIEAIGKIARESKALFLVDAAQTAGVYEIDVKKMNIDLLAAPGHKGLMGPQGTGFLYIREEVEVRHFKEGGTGSKSEELIQPTILPDRYESGTLNTPGIVGLGAGIQFILQEGLDKIRRHEEELTQYFIKRLKEVEMVKIYGPQDATKQAAVVSINIGEEDSSEMAYIFDQMFEIAVRSGLHCAAMAHKTIGTFEQGTIRFGMGYFNKEEEIDVVIEAIKTICEQLE, from the coding sequence GTGATTTACTTGGACAATGCTGCCACAACGTATCCAAAACCTGAAGCTGTTTATGAAGCAGTTTTGAATCATATGAAAAATGCAGGGGCTAATCCGGGACGGTCAGGGCATAAACTAGCACTGGAGGCCGGACGAGGCATTTTTACTGTAAGAGAACAATTGAGTGAGTTATTCAATATAGATAATCCAATGCAAATTATTTTTACTGCTAATGCCACAGAAGCATTGAATTTGGCAATAAAAGGAGCTCTTAATAAAGGAGACCATGTGATCACATCCAGTATGGAACATAATTCTGTTCTAAGGCCAATTAAAGCATTAGAAGAAATTGGTATAGAGAATACAATCATTCAATGTGACAGAACGGGCTATCTCAATATTGAAGATGTGAAGAGGGCCCTTAGAAAAAACACAAGAATGATTGCAATTACCCATGCTTCTAATGTAACGGGTACAATTCAGTCCATTGAAGCCATTGGTAAAATAGCAAGAGAGTCAAAGGCTTTGTTTTTAGTAGACGCCGCCCAAACAGCGGGGGTATATGAAATTGACGTGAAAAAAATGAACATCGATTTATTAGCCGCTCCAGGACATAAGGGTTTAATGGGTCCCCAAGGAACGGGATTTCTATATATCCGTGAAGAAGTAGAAGTCCGACATTTTAAAGAAGGGGGAACAGGGAGTAAGTCTGAGGAATTAATTCAACCGACGATACTACCAGATCGGTATGAGAGTGGCACCCTTAATACCCCAGGTATCGTGGGGTTAGGGGCAGGAATTCAATTTATTTTACAGGAAGGCTTAGACAAAATCAGAAGACATGAAGAGGAATTAACACAGTATTTTATAAAGCGATTGAAAGAAGTTGAAATGGTCAAAATATATGGACCACAAGATGCCACCAAGCAAGCTGCAGTGGTTTCAATTAATATCGGGGAAGAGGATTCCTCGGAAATGGCCTATATTTTTGATCAAATGTTTGAAATAGCTGTTCGTTCTGGGCTTCACTGTGCAGCCATGGCCCATAAAACAATTGGTACATTTGAGCAGGGAACGATTCGATTTGGTATGGGGTATTTTAATAAAGAAGAAGAGATAGATGTCGTGATTGAAGCCATAAAAACCATATGCGAACAATTAGAGTAA
- a CDS encoding PhzF family phenazine biosynthesis protein, producing the protein MDYIVYQADAFTNKRFGGNPAAVVPNAKGLEEITMQQIAKEMNLSETAFVFPMDERGDQYEVRFFTPQKEVALCGHATVATFHVLYEKGYIKRQSRPTILKQRTKAGLLKVYLDVSQGKLQKVMMEQALPEIINHEFNQVELCNILGIKVADMGINEIKVKPQIISTGLRDIIVPIKSLEVLKKMKIDMEKLSQYSKKVGVVGLHAFTLETMDKRNTAHCRNFAPAVGINEESATGTANGALAVFLAANEIISIKEEKNLIFEQGYFMDRPSTIHCTIKRDQDNYSVNVGGQAVIVLEGVLKFP; encoded by the coding sequence ATGGACTACATTGTATATCAAGCAGATGCATTTACTAATAAGCGATTTGGAGGAAACCCAGCTGCAGTGGTTCCAAATGCAAAAGGATTAGAAGAGATAACAATGCAACAAATTGCTAAAGAAATGAACCTATCAGAAACTGCCTTTGTTTTTCCTATGGATGAAAGAGGAGACCAATATGAAGTACGCTTTTTTACGCCCCAAAAAGAGGTGGCACTTTGTGGGCATGCCACAGTAGCGACCTTTCATGTTTTATATGAAAAAGGATATATTAAAAGACAATCCAGACCGACAATTCTCAAACAAAGAACAAAGGCAGGACTCTTAAAGGTATATTTAGATGTCTCCCAGGGAAAGTTGCAAAAAGTCATGATGGAACAAGCCTTACCTGAAATCATTAACCATGAATTTAATCAAGTAGAGCTCTGCAATATATTGGGAATTAAGGTGGCGGATATGGGAATTAACGAAATAAAAGTGAAGCCACAGATTATCTCAACGGGATTAAGGGATATTATTGTACCCATTAAATCCTTAGAAGTCTTAAAAAAGATGAAGATAGATATGGAAAAATTAAGTCAGTACAGTAAAAAGGTGGGTGTTGTAGGACTACATGCATTTACACTTGAAACAATGGATAAAAGAAATACCGCCCATTGTAGAAACTTTGCGCCGGCTGTGGGAATCAATGAAGAATCTGCTACTGGAACAGCCAACGGTGCACTGGCTGTTTTTTTAGCAGCAAATGAGATTATTTCAATCAAGGAGGAAAAAAACCTTATTTTTGAACAGGGATATTTCATGGATCGACCCAGTACAATACACTGCACGATTAAAAGAGATCAAGACAACTACAGTGTTAATGTAGGAGGACAAGCTGTTATCGTGTTAGAAGGGGTTTTAAAATTTCCTTAA
- a CDS encoding ParB/RepB/Spo0J family partition protein: protein MTKLKKRGLGRGLEALIPDMIIMEASHDEKQVEKLQLISIEEISPNEDQPRKTFDETALEELAKSIERHGMIQPIIVSKEKRGYQIIAGERRWRAARKIQLKEVPCIIREYSRRQLLEIALIENLQRENLSIIEEAKAYKYLIDEYDVTQDQLAEALGKSRPHITNMLRLLQLDERIIDMIQGERITGGHGRALLSIKDSERQYQIALKVESERLNVRQVEGLVKALLENQKEKKKKKQEKDLIIVEIEDNLKKLFGTKVSIVKGQKKGKIEIEYYNDEDLERILEMLN, encoded by the coding sequence ATGACTAAATTGAAAAAAAGAGGACTTGGTAGAGGACTAGAAGCATTAATCCCTGACATGATCATAATGGAAGCAAGTCATGATGAAAAGCAAGTAGAAAAGCTACAGCTTATTTCTATTGAAGAAATCTCTCCCAATGAAGATCAACCTAGAAAAACATTTGACGAAACAGCCCTAGAGGAACTGGCAAAATCCATAGAACGACATGGAATGATTCAACCTATAATCGTATCCAAGGAAAAGAGAGGCTATCAAATCATTGCAGGAGAAAGGCGATGGAGAGCTGCTCGGAAGATTCAACTTAAGGAAGTGCCTTGTATCATTAGGGAATATAGCAGACGCCAATTGTTAGAAATTGCTTTAATTGAAAACTTACAGCGTGAAAACTTAAGTATTATCGAGGAAGCAAAGGCATATAAGTATTTAATTGATGAATATGATGTAACCCAGGATCAGCTAGCCGAGGCATTAGGAAAAAGTCGACCTCATATCACAAATATGCTTCGTCTATTACAATTAGATGAAAGAATTATTGATATGATCCAAGGAGAAAGAATTACCGGGGGCCATGGTAGGGCTTTGTTGTCCATTAAAGACAGCGAAAGACAGTATCAAATCGCTCTAAAAGTAGAAAGTGAACGATTGAATGTAAGGCAAGTAGAAGGCCTCGTTAAGGCGTTATTAGAAAATCAAAAGGAAAAAAAGAAAAAAAAGCAAGAAAAGGATTTAATTATAGTGGAGATTGAAGATAATCTTAAAAAATTGTTTGGTACAAAAGTAAGTATTGTAAAAGGGCAGAAAAAGGGAAAAATAGAAATAGAGTACTATAATGATGAGGATCTAGAACGAATACTTGAGATGCTGAACTAG